One genomic region from Streptomyces sp. NBC_00582 encodes:
- a CDS encoding cation-translocating P-type ATPase, translating to MIWPVLSPSALSRSVASASTAVGSALSGALRAVTEQPLLSSSRTLRHWPVAGGVQIEVRRLGRPGTACAARAAERALRELPGVRRAEVNGVLGCVYVGCEPETDLERVLALVADADAAAPEPSAEPTDERGEPESGMRRAPGPVGFPGAAGSALGAAVQLGAGVVAVGVSSVGGVLRLRGLPPVVLSALQLLEATPRVREGIADRVGETAAEYGWSTANLLLSTLTFRPLGVAVSTVLAGARYAEAHARRRAWRDWAPRLAAHEGSYRHDAVPVYRRPAPLPPGPGERYANLAVPTSVAAYGLTSLGTLSHDRGLALLTAGTPRGPRFGREAFASSLARTLGDRGALVLRPEALRRLDRIDMVLLDARLLTGGGWTVEHMVRPAPAGEEPEGLPDDDEIHARIHELVEAGGVPEEGRRAGKAGRGRSGWALRPFPRAGAEASDGRLKSVGPAEEMAARAARWAEEGARVLVVERAGSPVAVAALVPQLHPLAGHLVRAAAECGEVRLVGGPPGLHRRFGLAEAAPTGHRRTAALVRSLQAEGHGVAVVTARAGRAFTRADLGVGVLTGTRRVPWDADVAAPPDVAHLLLTALPEARRLAVLCARLEGAGALAASALGLLVPRPGAWARARLVSDGVTVSGITAGFWAARRLHARPAPAATERTPWHAMTVRQVMGRLGTSSRGLDEAEAARRRQSEGRGPHAGPMTLAGRIAEELANPLTPVLAVGGGISAALGSVVDAVLIGGVLGVDALVGGVQRQRADEEAERLVEATSVRARVRRGTGGEPVEVPAELLVRGDVVDLRAGDSVPADCRVVRARGLEADESSLTGESLPVAKDSAPNAARAVADRTSMLYEGTTVAAGHALAVVVATGAATEAGSAAQAGPEDGPPESGVERRLKALGRWFLPMSVAAGVALFAVDLVRSRPLGAALGSAVSLCVAAVPEGLPFVATVAELAAARRLSARDTLVRSASTIEALGRTDVLCFDKTGTLTEGRITLQQVSDGRESRRPDGFGPALRRVVATAALAGPPGPASGLTHPTDRAIAAAAELLGEAPARAAGHGADTWERVAELPFEPGRGFHAVLGRSGGRARIVVKGAPEVVLARCERVRREGADEPFGEGAREETEAEIDRLARQGLRVLAVAEHVLAPDAPQDDGELAEVADVSDENLDGLCLLGLLGLADPVRATAAESVRRLARAGVRIVMVTGDHPSTAAAIARELRPHEEPRLMTGAELDALDDDALAGALPGVTVFARVTPAHKARIVGALRSGGRIVAVTGDGANDAPAIRIADVGIALGSRATPAARSAADVVITDDRIETIVDAIVEGRAMWASVRKALGILLGGNVGEIAFTLATGLFTGGSALNARQLLLVNLLTDMLPAMAIAARPPADDPDRLLAEGPEASLGAALTRHMRLRAVVTTAAAAGAWVAARATGTRGRADTVALVALVSSQLLQTLQDAGRDPLVAVAVVGSLVTLVVVVTVPGLSHFFGSRPLGPGGWTIAVTSAVASVLVPALVQHLRTVGQSSPAVHPQAAAWTG from the coding sequence GTGATCTGGCCCGTGCTCTCCCCGTCCGCCCTCTCGCGCTCCGTCGCGTCGGCCTCCACGGCGGTGGGTTCCGCCCTGTCGGGGGCGCTGCGGGCCGTGACCGAGCAGCCGCTCCTCTCCTCGTCCCGGACCCTGCGGCACTGGCCGGTCGCGGGCGGTGTGCAGATCGAGGTACGGCGCCTGGGACGCCCCGGCACGGCCTGTGCCGCCCGGGCGGCGGAACGTGCCCTGCGGGAGCTGCCGGGTGTGCGCCGCGCCGAGGTGAACGGCGTGCTGGGCTGCGTCTACGTCGGCTGTGAGCCGGAGACCGACCTGGAGCGTGTGCTCGCCCTGGTCGCCGACGCGGACGCCGCCGCGCCCGAGCCGTCGGCCGAGCCCACCGACGAGCGGGGGGAGCCGGAGAGCGGGATGCGGCGGGCGCCGGGGCCGGTCGGGTTCCCGGGCGCGGCCGGTTCGGCGCTCGGCGCGGCCGTACAGCTCGGTGCGGGCGTGGTGGCGGTGGGGGTGTCGTCGGTGGGCGGGGTGCTGCGGCTGCGGGGGCTGCCGCCGGTCGTCCTGTCGGCGCTGCAACTGCTGGAGGCCACCCCCCGGGTGCGCGAGGGCATCGCGGACCGGGTCGGCGAGACGGCGGCCGAGTACGGGTGGTCCACGGCGAACCTGTTGCTGTCCACGTTGACGTTCCGGCCGCTCGGCGTCGCGGTGAGCACCGTGCTGGCCGGGGCCCGGTACGCGGAGGCGCACGCCCGGCGCCGGGCCTGGAGGGACTGGGCGCCCCGGCTGGCCGCGCACGAGGGGTCGTACCGGCATGACGCGGTGCCCGTCTACCGCCGGCCCGCCCCGCTGCCGCCGGGGCCCGGCGAGCGGTACGCCAACCTCGCGGTGCCGACGTCCGTGGCGGCGTACGGGCTCACCTCGCTGGGGACCCTCAGCCATGACCGGGGGCTGGCGCTGCTGACCGCCGGCACTCCGCGGGGGCCCCGGTTCGGGCGTGAGGCGTTCGCGTCCTCGCTGGCCCGGACGCTGGGCGACCGGGGAGCCCTGGTGCTGCGTCCGGAGGCGCTGCGCCGGCTCGACCGGATCGACATGGTCCTCCTCGACGCCCGGCTCCTGACCGGCGGCGGGTGGACGGTGGAGCACATGGTCCGGCCGGCCCCGGCGGGCGAGGAGCCCGAGGGGCTGCCGGACGACGACGAGATCCATGCGCGGATCCATGAGCTGGTCGAGGCGGGCGGGGTGCCCGAGGAGGGGCGGCGGGCCGGGAAGGCCGGGCGGGGGCGTTCCGGGTGGGCGCTGCGGCCGTTCCCGCGGGCGGGGGCCGAGGCGTCGGACGGGCGGCTGAAGAGCGTCGGGCCGGCCGAGGAGATGGCGGCCCGTGCCGCGCGGTGGGCCGAGGAGGGGGCGCGGGTCCTGGTCGTCGAACGGGCGGGCAGCCCGGTCGCGGTGGCCGCCCTGGTGCCCCAACTGCATCCGCTGGCCGGTCACTTGGTGCGTGCGGCGGCGGAGTGCGGCGAGGTGCGTCTGGTCGGCGGGCCGCCCGGGCTGCACCGCCGGTTCGGGCTCGCCGAGGCGGCGCCCACCGGACATCGTCGTACGGCCGCGCTGGTCCGTTCCCTCCAGGCGGAGGGGCACGGTGTCGCGGTGGTGACGGCGCGGGCCGGACGGGCCTTCACCCGCGCGGACCTGGGCGTCGGCGTGCTCACCGGTACCCGGCGGGTGCCGTGGGACGCGGATGTGGCGGCCCCGCCGGACGTCGCCCATCTGCTGCTGACCGCGCTGCCGGAGGCCCGGCGGCTCGCCGTGCTGTGCGCCCGTCTGGAGGGCGCGGGCGCCCTCGCGGCGTCGGCGCTCGGTCTTCTCGTCCCCCGTCCCGGTGCCTGGGCGCGGGCGCGGCTGGTCTCCGACGGGGTGACCGTGTCCGGGATCACCGCGGGTTTCTGGGCGGCCCGCCGGCTGCACGCCCGCCCGGCGCCGGCGGCCACCGAACGCACGCCCTGGCACGCCATGACGGTACGTCAGGTGATGGGCCGGCTCGGCACCTCCTCGCGGGGTCTGGACGAGGCGGAGGCGGCCCGGCGGCGGCAGTCCGAGGGGCGTGGCCCGCACGCCGGTCCGATGACGCTGGCCGGCCGGATCGCGGAGGAGCTGGCGAATCCGCTCACCCCCGTCCTGGCGGTCGGCGGGGGTATCTCGGCGGCGCTCGGCTCGGTCGTCGACGCGGTGCTGATCGGCGGTGTCCTCGGGGTGGACGCGCTGGTGGGCGGGGTGCAGCGGCAGCGGGCCGACGAGGAGGCGGAGCGGCTGGTCGAGGCGACCTCGGTGCGGGCGCGGGTGCGCCGGGGCACCGGGGGCGAGCCGGTCGAGGTGCCCGCCGAGCTGCTGGTGCGCGGTGATGTGGTCGATCTGCGGGCCGGCGACTCGGTGCCGGCGGACTGCCGGGTGGTGCGGGCGAGGGGGCTGGAGGCGGACGAGTCCAGCCTCACCGGCGAGTCGCTTCCGGTCGCCAAGGACTCGGCGCCGAACGCGGCCCGTGCCGTGGCGGACCGGACGTCCATGCTCTACGAGGGGACGACGGTGGCGGCGGGGCACGCGCTCGCCGTGGTCGTCGCCACCGGGGCCGCCACCGAGGCGGGCAGCGCCGCCCAGGCGGGTCCCGAGGACGGGCCGCCGGAGAGCGGGGTGGAGCGGCGGCTCAAGGCGCTGGGGCGGTGGTTCCTGCCGATGTCGGTGGCGGCGGGCGTCGCGCTGTTCGCCGTCGACCTGGTGCGCAGCCGGCCGCTGGGCGCGGCCCTGGGCTCCGCGGTGAGCCTGTGCGTGGCCGCCGTACCGGAGGGGCTGCCGTTCGTCGCGACGGTCGCGGAGCTGGCGGCGGCCCGTCGGCTGTCCGCCCGGGACACCCTCGTGCGCAGCGCGTCCACGATCGAGGCGCTCGGGCGCACCGATGTGCTGTGCTTCGACAAGACGGGCACGCTCACCGAGGGCAGGATCACGCTGCAGCAGGTGTCCGACGGGCGGGAGAGCCGTCGTCCCGACGGTTTCGGCCCGGCGCTGCGGCGGGTGGTGGCCACGGCGGCCCTGGCGGGGCCGCCGGGTCCGGCGTCGGGGCTCACGCACCCCACCGACCGGGCGATCGCGGCCGCGGCCGAGCTGCTGGGTGAGGCGCCGGCGCGGGCGGCGGGGCATGGCGCGGACACCTGGGAGCGGGTCGCGGAGCTGCCGTTCGAGCCGGGCCGTGGCTTCCACGCGGTGCTGGGGCGCTCGGGGGGCCGGGCGCGGATCGTCGTCAAGGGCGCTCCGGAGGTCGTGCTGGCGCGCTGCGAACGGGTGCGGCGCGAGGGCGCCGACGAGCCGTTCGGTGAGGGGGCGCGGGAGGAGACCGAGGCGGAGATCGACCGGCTGGCCCGGCAGGGTCTGCGGGTGCTCGCGGTCGCCGAGCACGTCCTCGCACCGGACGCGCCGCAGGACGACGGCGAGCTCGCCGAGGTCGCCGACGTCAGCGACGAGAACCTCGACGGCCTGTGTCTGCTGGGGCTGCTGGGGCTCGCCGACCCGGTGCGGGCCACCGCCGCGGAGAGCGTGCGCCGGCTGGCCCGGGCCGGGGTGCGGATCGTCATGGTCACCGGTGATCATCCGAGCACCGCCGCGGCGATCGCCCGGGAGCTCAGGCCGCACGAGGAGCCGCGGCTGATGACGGGGGCGGAGCTGGACGCCCTGGACGACGACGCGCTCGCCGGTGCGCTGCCGGGGGTGACCGTGTTCGCGCGGGTCACCCCGGCGCACAAGGCGCGGATCGTGGGCGCGTTGCGCTCGGGCGGCAGGATCGTCGCGGTGACGGGTGACGGCGCCAACGACGCGCCCGCGATCCGGATCGCCGACGTGGGCATCGCCCTGGGCTCACGGGCGACGCCCGCGGCCCGTTCCGCGGCCGACGTGGTGATCACCGACGACCGGATCGAGACGATCGTCGACGCGATCGTCGAGGGGCGGGCCATGTGGGCCTCGGTGCGCAAGGCACTGGGCATCCTGCTCGGCGGCAATGTCGGGGAGATCGCGTTCACGCTGGCGACCGGTCTGTTCACCGGCGGCAGTGCGCTGAACGCGCGCCAGTTGCTCCTGGTCAACCTGCTCACGGACATGCTGCCGGCGATGGCGATCGCCGCGCGGCCGCCGGCCGACGATCCCGACCGGCTGCTCGCGGAGGGGCCGGAGGCCTCCCTCGGGGCGGCGCTCACCCGGCACATGCGGCTGCGTGCCGTCGTCACCACGGCGGCCGCCGCCGGCGCCTGGGTGGCCGCCCGGGCGACCGGTACGCGGGGGCGCGCCGACACGGTGGCGCTGGTCGCGCTGGTCTCCTCCCAGCTCCTGCAGACGCTGCAGGACGCGGGGCGCGATCCGCTGGTCGCCGTGGCCGTGGTGGGGTCGCTGGTGACGCTGGTCGTGGTGGTGACCGTCCCGGGGCTCAGCCACTTCTTCGGCAGCCGGCCCCTGGGGCCCGGGGGCTGGACGATCGCCGTGACGTCGGCGGTGGCCTCGGTGCTGGTGCCGGCCCTGGTGCAGCACCTCCGCACGGTCGGGCAGAGTTCACCCGCCGTACACCCGCAGGCCGCCGCGTGGACGGGATGA
- a CDS encoding GntR family transcriptional regulator yields MTAPVVHSLREQIREHIVEGIVSGRWKPGERIVERRIATELEVSQTPVREALRELESLRLIESAPNKGVRVRNLTAADLEESYPVRAGLEAIAAELAAGRLAEDCSALEPHVAALYEADRNADGTAQVRHTVGFHRELVRAAGNSVLLHTWEGLGIEVFTALSIRWLGTRQQSYAEEHEELVQAFRRRDPRIAELVKAHVLGCAPRAAEPVV; encoded by the coding sequence ATGACCGCGCCCGTCGTCCACTCGCTGCGCGAACAGATCCGCGAGCACATCGTGGAGGGGATCGTCAGCGGGCGCTGGAAGCCGGGCGAGCGCATCGTGGAGCGGCGGATCGCCACCGAGCTGGAGGTCAGCCAGACCCCGGTGCGCGAGGCACTGCGCGAACTGGAGAGCCTGCGGCTGATCGAGTCCGCGCCGAACAAGGGCGTCCGGGTGCGGAACCTGACCGCGGCCGACCTGGAGGAGAGCTACCCCGTGCGGGCCGGCCTGGAGGCCATCGCCGCCGAGCTGGCGGCCGGGCGGCTGGCGGAGGACTGCTCGGCCCTGGAGCCGCATGTCGCCGCGCTCTACGAGGCCGACCGCAACGCCGACGGCACCGCCCAGGTGCGGCACACCGTGGGCTTCCACCGCGAGCTGGTCAGGGCGGCGGGCAACTCGGTGCTGCTGCACACCTGGGAGGGCCTCGGCATCGAGGTGTTCACCGCGCTGTCCATCCGCTGGCTGGGGACGCGTCAGCAGTCGTACGCCGAGGAGCACGAGGAGCTGGTCCAGGCGTTCCGCCGCCGGGACCCGCGGATCGCGGAGCTGGTGAAGGCGCATGTCCTCGGCTGCGCCCCCCGCGCCGCCGAGCCCGTCGTCTGA
- the sucB gene encoding 2-oxoglutarate dehydrogenase, E2 component, dihydrolipoamide succinyltransferase, whose amino-acid sequence MAVSVTLPALGESVTEGTVTRWLKAEGERVEADEPLLEVSTDKVDTEIPAPAAGILASIKVAEDETVEVGAELAIIDDGTGAPAAAPAPAAEPAAAPAPAAQPSTEQAAPAPAPTAEATAGAGSAEGTDVVLPALGESVTEGTVTRWLKSVGDSVEADEPLLEVSTDKVDTEIPAPTSGVLLEIVVGEDETAEVGAKLAVIGAPGAAPAAAPAPAAPAPAPAAAAPAPAAPAAPAPAPAAPAAPAAAAPAPVQPAAPAPAPAPVAPAPVAPAPVAPAPAAAQPTDEGAYVTPLVRKLAAENGVDLGSVKGTGVGGRIRKQDVIAAAEAAKAAAAAPAPAAAAPATAKKAPALQVSPLRGQTVKMPRIRKVIGDNMVKALHEQAQLSSVVEVDVTRLMRLRAQAKDSFAAREGVKLSPMPFFVKAAAQALKAHPVINAKINEAEGTITYFDSENVGIAVDSEKGLMTPVIKGAGDLNIAGIAKATADLAGKVRGNKITPDELSGATFTISNTGSRGALFDTIIVPPGQVAILGIGATVKRPAVIETEEGTVIGVRDMTYLTLSYDHRLVDGADAARYLTAVKAILEAGEFEVELGL is encoded by the coding sequence ATGGCGGTTTCCGTAACCCTTCCGGCGCTCGGCGAGAGCGTCACCGAGGGCACCGTCACCCGCTGGCTGAAGGCCGAGGGTGAGCGTGTAGAGGCCGACGAGCCGCTGCTCGAGGTCTCCACCGACAAGGTCGACACCGAGATCCCCGCGCCCGCCGCGGGCATCCTGGCGTCCATCAAGGTCGCCGAGGACGAGACCGTCGAGGTGGGCGCCGAGCTGGCGATCATCGACGACGGCACCGGCGCGCCCGCCGCCGCTCCGGCTCCGGCCGCCGAGCCGGCCGCCGCTCCGGCCCCGGCCGCCCAGCCCTCCACCGAGCAGGCCGCCCCCGCCCCGGCGCCCACCGCCGAGGCCACCGCCGGCGCCGGCTCCGCCGAGGGCACGGACGTGGTCCTGCCCGCGCTCGGCGAGTCCGTCACCGAGGGCACCGTCACCCGCTGGCTGAAGTCGGTCGGCGACAGCGTCGAGGCCGACGAGCCGCTGCTCGAGGTCTCCACCGACAAGGTCGACACCGAGATCCCCGCGCCCACCTCGGGTGTGCTGCTGGAGATCGTCGTCGGTGAGGACGAGACCGCCGAGGTCGGCGCCAAGCTCGCCGTCATCGGCGCGCCTGGCGCGGCTCCGGCCGCCGCTCCGGCCCCGGCCGCCCCGGCCCCGGCGCCCGCCGCCGCTGCCCCGGCTCCGGCCGCTCCCGCCGCCCCGGCTCCGGCCCCGGCCGCTCCGGCCGCCCCGGCCGCCGCCGCTCCGGCCCCGGTCCAGCCCGCGGCCCCGGCCCCGGCCCCCGCGCCGGTGGCTCCGGCCCCGGTCGCCCCGGCGCCCGTCGCGCCCGCGCCCGCCGCCGCCCAGCCCACCGACGAGGGTGCCTACGTCACCCCGCTGGTGCGCAAGCTCGCCGCCGAGAACGGCGTCGACCTGGGCTCCGTCAAGGGCACCGGCGTCGGCGGTCGTATCCGCAAGCAGGACGTCATCGCCGCCGCCGAGGCCGCGAAGGCCGCCGCCGCTGCCCCGGCCCCGGCCGCCGCGGCTCCGGCCACCGCGAAGAAGGCCCCGGCGCTTCAGGTCTCCCCCCTGCGCGGCCAGACCGTCAAGATGCCCCGCATCCGCAAGGTCATCGGCGACAACATGGTGAAGGCGCTGCACGAGCAGGCGCAGCTCTCCTCCGTCGTCGAGGTCGACGTCACCCGTCTGATGCGCCTGCGCGCCCAGGCCAAGGACTCCTTCGCCGCGCGCGAGGGCGTCAAGCTCTCCCCGATGCCGTTCTTCGTGAAGGCGGCGGCCCAGGCGCTGAAGGCCCACCCGGTCATCAACGCCAAGATCAACGAGGCCGAGGGCACGATCACCTACTTCGACTCCGAGAACGTCGGAATCGCGGTGGACTCGGAGAAGGGCCTGATGACCCCGGTCATCAAGGGCGCGGGCGACCTCAACATCGCCGGTATCGCCAAGGCCACGGCCGACCTGGCCGGCAAGGTCCGCGGCAACAAGATCACCCCGGACGAGCTGTCCGGCGCGACCTTCACCATCTCCAACACCGGTTCGCGCGGTGCGCTCTTCGACACGATCATCGTGCCGCCGGGCCAGGTCGCGATCCTCGGCATCGGCGCCACGGTCAAGCGCCCGGCCGTCATCGAGACGGAGGAGGGCACGGTCATCGGCGTCCGCGACATGACGTACCTGACCCTGTCCTACGACCACCGCCTGGTCGACGGCGCCGACGCGGCCCGTTACCTGACCGCGGTCAAGGCGATCCTGGAGGCGGGCGAGTTCGAGGTCGAACTCGGCCTCTGA
- the lpdA gene encoding dihydrolipoyl dehydrogenase, whose protein sequence is MANDASTVFDLVILGGGSGGYAAALRGAQLGLDVALIEKDKVGGTCLHRGCIPTKALLHAGEIADQARESAQFGVKATFEGIDIAGVHKYKDGVISGLYKGLQGLVASRKVTYIEGEGRLSSPTSVDVNGQRVQGRHVLLATGSVPKSLPGLEIDGNRIISSDHALVLDRVPKSAIILGGGVIGVEFASAWKSFGADVTVIEGLKHLVPVEDENSSKLLERAFRKRGIKFNLGTFFSKAEYTADGVKVTLADGKEFEAEILLVAVGRGPVSAGLGYEEQGVAMDRGYVLVDEYMRTNVPTISAVGDLVPTLQLAHVGFAEGILVAERLAGLKAVPIDYDGVPRVTYCHPEVASVGITEAKAKEIYGADKVVALKYNLAGNGKSKILNTAGEIKLVQVKDGAVVGVHMVGDRMGEQVGEAQLIYNWEALPAEVAQLIHAHPTQNEALGEAHLALAGKPLHAHD, encoded by the coding sequence GTGGCGAACGACGCCAGCACCGTTTTCGACCTAGTGATCCTCGGCGGTGGTAGTGGCGGTTACGCCGCGGCCCTGCGCGGGGCGCAGCTGGGCCTGGACGTCGCCCTGATCGAGAAGGACAAGGTCGGCGGCACCTGCCTGCACCGGGGTTGCATCCCCACCAAGGCCCTGCTGCACGCGGGCGAGATCGCCGACCAGGCGCGCGAGAGCGCGCAGTTCGGCGTCAAGGCCACCTTCGAGGGCATCGACATCGCCGGGGTCCACAAGTACAAGGACGGTGTCATCTCCGGCCTGTACAAGGGGCTCCAGGGGCTCGTCGCCTCCCGCAAGGTGACGTACATCGAGGGTGAGGGCCGGCTGTCCTCCCCCACCTCCGTCGACGTCAACGGACAGCGCGTCCAGGGCCGTCACGTCCTGCTGGCGACCGGCTCCGTGCCGAAGTCGCTGCCGGGCCTGGAGATCGACGGCAACCGGATCATCTCCTCCGACCACGCCCTCGTCCTGGACCGCGTACCGAAGTCCGCGATCATCCTCGGCGGCGGTGTCATCGGCGTCGAGTTCGCCTCGGCGTGGAAGTCGTTCGGCGCGGACGTCACCGTCATCGAGGGACTGAAGCACCTCGTCCCGGTCGAGGACGAGAACAGCTCCAAGCTGCTGGAGCGCGCCTTCCGCAAGCGCGGCATCAAGTTCAACCTCGGCACCTTCTTCTCGAAGGCCGAGTACACCGCCGACGGCGTCAAGGTCACCCTGGCCGACGGCAAGGAGTTCGAGGCCGAGATCCTGCTGGTCGCGGTCGGCCGCGGCCCGGTCTCCGCCGGTCTCGGCTACGAGGAGCAGGGCGTCGCGATGGACCGCGGCTACGTCCTGGTCGACGAGTACATGCGGACGAACGTCCCCACCATCTCCGCCGTCGGTGACCTCGTCCCGACCCTCCAGCTCGCGCACGTCGGCTTCGCCGAGGGCATCCTGGTGGCGGAGCGCCTGGCCGGTCTGAAGGCCGTCCCGATCGACTACGACGGTGTCCCGCGGGTGACCTACTGCCACCCCGAGGTCGCCTCCGTGGGCATCACCGAGGCCAAGGCCAAGGAGATCTACGGCGCGGACAAGGTCGTCGCTCTGAAGTACAACCTGGCGGGCAACGGCAAGAGCAAGATCCTGAACACCGCGGGCGAGATCAAGCTCGTCCAGGTCAAGGACGGTGCCGTGGTCGGCGTCCACATGGTCGGCGACCGCATGGGCGAGCAGGTCGGCGAGGCCCAGCTGATCTACAACTGGGAGGCGCTGCCGGCCGAGGTCGCCCAGCTCATCCACGCCCACCCGACGCAGAACGAGGCGCTCGGCGAGGCCCACCTGGCCCTCGCGGGCAAGCCGCTGCACGCGCACGACTGA
- a CDS encoding leucyl aminopeptidase codes for MTALTLSTAAAPGLRADAIVIGVAKGAKGPIVAPGSEPVDQAYDGRLAGVLETLGATGAEGELTKLPAPAGFKAPLVLAVGLGAEPEKDASFDAEALRRAAGVAARALTGSKKAAFALPLTDAGDVGAVAEGVVLGAYSFDTYKQNGADAKAKNAKAPLAEAALLGGKPRDAAHKAALARATAVGEELNRARDLINMPPNDLDPEAFAALAQTAAKEHGIKVQVLDEKALAKGGYGGILGVGGGSAAAPRLVKLSYTSSKADKHLAFVGKGITYDSGGISLKPAGHNETMKCDMSGAAAVFAAVVAAARLGLEVNVTGWLALAENMPSGTATRPGDVLRMYSGKTVEVLNTDAEGRLVLADALWAASQEKPDAIVDVATLTGAMMLALGSRTFGIMANDDAFRTAVHEAAEEVGEPAWPMPLPEHLRKGMDSATADIANMGERMGGGLVAGLFLREFVGEGITWAHLDIAGPAFNEGGPFGYTPKGGTGTAVRTLVRLAELTAAGELG; via the coding sequence GTGACTGCTCTCACTCTCAGCACCGCCGCGGCGCCCGGCCTCCGGGCCGACGCGATCGTGATCGGTGTCGCCAAGGGCGCAAAGGGCCCGATCGTTGCCCCGGGCTCCGAGCCCGTCGACCAGGCCTACGACGGCCGCCTCGCCGGCGTGCTGGAAACCCTCGGTGCCACCGGCGCCGAGGGCGAGCTGACGAAGCTGCCCGCCCCGGCCGGCTTCAAGGCACCGCTCGTGCTCGCGGTGGGGCTGGGCGCGGAGCCCGAGAAGGACGCCTCCTTCGACGCCGAGGCGCTCCGCAGGGCGGCCGGCGTGGCCGCCCGCGCCCTCACCGGCTCCAAGAAGGCCGCCTTCGCCCTCCCCCTCACGGACGCCGGCGACGTCGGCGCGGTCGCCGAGGGCGTGGTGCTGGGCGCCTACTCCTTCGACACGTACAAGCAGAACGGCGCCGACGCCAAGGCGAAGAACGCCAAGGCACCGCTCGCCGAGGCCGCCCTGCTCGGCGGGAAGCCGCGCGACGCCGCCCACAAGGCCGCGCTCGCCCGTGCCACCGCCGTCGGCGAGGAGCTCAACCGGGCCCGCGACCTGATCAACATGCCGCCGAACGACCTCGACCCCGAGGCGTTCGCCGCCCTGGCGCAGACCGCGGCCAAGGAGCACGGCATCAAGGTGCAGGTGCTCGACGAGAAGGCCCTCGCCAAGGGCGGCTACGGCGGCATCCTGGGCGTCGGCGGCGGCTCCGCCGCGGCCCCGCGCCTGGTCAAGCTGTCGTACACCTCCTCCAAGGCGGACAAGCACCTCGCCTTCGTCGGCAAGGGCATCACCTACGACTCGGGCGGCATCTCGCTGAAGCCGGCCGGTCACAACGAGACGATGAAGTGCGACATGAGCGGGGCGGCGGCGGTCTTCGCCGCCGTGGTCGCCGCCGCGCGCCTCGGGCTCGAGGTCAACGTCACCGGCTGGCTCGCCCTGGCCGAGAACATGCCGTCGGGCACCGCCACCCGCCCGGGTGACGTGCTGCGGATGTACAGCGGCAAGACCGTGGAGGTGCTGAACACCGACGCGGAGGGCCGGCTCGTGCTGGCCGACGCGCTGTGGGCGGCGTCCCAGGAGAAGCCGGACGCGATCGTCGACGTGGCGACGCTGACCGGGGCGATGATGCTGGCGCTGGGCAGCCGGACGTTCGGGATCATGGCCAACGACGACGCGTTCCGCACCGCGGTGCACGAGGCCGCCGAGGAGGTCGGCGAGCCGGCCTGGCCGATGCCGCTGCCGGAGCACCTGCGCAAGGGCATGGACTCGGCCACCGCCGACATCGCGAACATGGGTGAGCGGATGGGCGGCGGGCTGGTGGCCGGGCTGTTCCTGCGGGAGTTCGTGGGTGAGGGGATCACCTGGGCGCATCTGGACATCGCCGGGCCCGCGTTCAACGAGGGCGGGCCCTTCGGGTACACGCCGAAGGGCGGCACCGGGACGGCTGTGCGCACGCTGGTGCGCCTCGCCGAACTGACCGCGGCGGGTGAACTGGGCTAG